TTCCTCACCTTTCCATCTACATCAAGGAGACATTGAATGAATATCGTTTCCACCGTCTAGAATTGAATATGTACGCTTATTATTAAGATTGAAGCTGTTACCAGGTGAATCAGGGGTGTCTCTCGCCTGAGCTCGAGGTTCCTGGGATTTCATCACATTTTCCCAGGACTACTGCTTTAATTAGAGGATCAGGTACAAACCATATCTTCACTTTGCACTCTCTGTTTGGCAAAGTCCTTTCGTTGGTTGTTGTTTGCTGGTCTACTCATGATCTGACTGTCAATGTGAAACCCACAGGCACGGTTCGAGCTCCTGAATACGAGACTGATAATTCAACTTCTTCCTTAAAAACAACGATTCCTTACGCGCCTTATAACTCATTTCGCGAGTTTTATGTTTATTACCTCAAGGCATCCTGGTTTGACAGTTAGAACGCGACGCGTCGGATAGGAGGGTCAGACGGTCAAGATGTTCTACAGTTATGATAGTGAGTTGCGCCTTTCGACTCTTGAAGTTTCAGACATGATATGCCTGTCATGTTTATGGATTGAAGCTCGAACAATGTTGCTAATTGTCTCTTTCTATTCTAGTCCTCACCTCCCCTGAGCATGGGGTCGCCACGATCTGGTACGTCTTCCTGCTCCCTCGTCTAAAAATTGGATAGGGATAATGACCACCACAGGCTCGTCGCAACTTTGGGCTCTAGGTCGATTGCCAAAAGACTGAACAAGAAGGCGATTTTGGATGTCGATGTGCCTAGGGCTTGTAATGTCATTACGAACCCTGAAGCTCCGATGGCGTTGAGACTTCAAGGGAGCTTGCTGTAAGCACGAGATCCAGGATTGATTGAATCATGCTGACGAGACCAGGTACGGAGTGTCGAGAGTTTACAGTCAACAATGCGGTTATACTCTCACTGATGTGCAGGCGATGCATGACAAGATGAGGGCGATGTTGAAGGTTTTACCTGGAGGAGGACTGGATCCTGCTGCTGGAAAGGCGAGGTAATTCCGTGTGGCCTCGAGTTTCTAGATTCAATACTAATAGAACTTGGAATATAGACCCGACCAGCTCGTCCTCCCCGATGATCCATCCTTCGTACCCGAAATCAACCTCCCCGGTCTTGGAATCGACTTCTCCAAGATCACCCTCGAGCCACAAGCAGACACAAGTCGTCAGGACAGCTTCCTCTGGACCAAATCTCCAGACCTTAGCCAAATAGTCCCGGAGAATCTCAACCTCCAACTCGACCTTTCGTCCGAAGATATCATGAAAGACTTTGGCGGGTTTGGTTCGCAGTCTGAGACCAGCGGCTCTGTCCAACGAAGACCTCTGGGTAGAATTGCTGCGGGTGCGTTGGACGATGAAGCTGGTGTGTTACTGCAGCCTGATTTTGAGTTCGATGAGGATGGAAATATCATTGAGCTTTCTGGGGAGCGGGAAAGTCGTCCAAATATCCTGCGTGATCAGCTTGCTGGAAGACACTTGAGTGAGACACCACTTGCTGGGATGGGGGATAATAATCTCTCGTGGGATTATCAGGTaccttttcctttcctacAGGACCAGATGAAAGAGAATTGAGCTAATGACCTTCAGCCAATGCTAGTAGATGACGATGAAGGCCGCGCCACTTACGCTCAAAACACTGCGACTCCCATGCAACTCGCTAGATCCAGACAGCCTTTCGAAAGCTCACCAGCGTATGGACCCTCAATTAACCAAGACAGTCAAACAGTCACAGCGCGGCAGTCTCGCAGAGTACCCAAAGTTGTCCCAGCAGACAACCAGACAGCCTTACGCAATACCGAGCTCGCGCAAATGAACAATGAATACGTGCAGAACATGGCTGCTATACttaagcagaagcagaacaACAAAATACCCGCTCAGGCCAAGAAGAATGCTGTGTTTTGGGTATTCGGTTTAGGGATTGGTTCGGTGGGTATTGGTCTGGGTGCGTCCCAGATGCCGCATCCTTTGCAGGTGTTTTCTGGTGATGAATTACATACTGCCCTAAATCCTCAGGAGAAGCGGAAAGCGCGAAAGCGAGCACGTCGCGCGGATGACGATGAAAGTGATTCTGATGAAGAGGGACGGCGAGTCCGTGCTAGGGAAGAAATTGAAGATCAGATCGGACGTGGTGGTGATGTTCGTGCACTTCTTTCATGTCTCCTCAAATTGAATTAACATTTCTACAGGATGTCGAAATCGGTCGTAATGCCCCACCCTCTCTCCGCGACGACAACTCCCAAATGCCCTGGAACATCACAGCCTCTATCCAAAGCTCCCGTCACGGCTCATCCGCGAACATCTTCCGTGGACTCGGAAGCGTCAGTGAACTATCGTCCCGCGGCATGTCCGAGCCGGCAAGCATCCAGCTTCCAGGATTCGGCAGACCCAGAAGCCGACTTACAAGTGCGAGCCCCCTCGCTGGCCGAGGCTTCTCTTATGACCTTGAGTCATTGAATGGCCTTGAGGGCCTTGAGGGAGATATTGGTGTGTATGGGGACTTTGATCTGAGTCATTACTTGCAGGCTGAGGTTGACGGCGACGGAAATGTTATGCTTCGCAATGACGACGGTGTGAATGCTTCCGCGCAAAAGAGGGCTAGAACCAACACCCGTGGCACCAATAGCCAACAGCGATACTTACAGGAACAAGTCCTCCAGTCATCCCTCGACCAGGATACCGTGAACTTTCTCGACTTTATGTACGCGCAGACGCTTGATATGCCTGAGAAACACGACTCAGAGGCTCAacaagaagaggatgaagacttGACGGGATTCTCAACTCCAATCCGTCAAGTCTCCGGAGTGAAAGAAATCACATTCTCGACTCTTCTGCCTCCGAAGGAGACGACTCGTACCGTGGCTACACATGCACTCATGCACGTCCTTACTCTTGTTACCAAGGGCTTCCTTGAGGTTCACCAGGAGGAGTACGAAGATCGGAGCAGTGAGGAGCATGGGGTTCTTTACCGGTATGGGGAGATTTTCATGCGGTTGCCGTGAGTTATGTTCCTTTATGTAATGACTATTGTGCGAGTATGATGTGGTGGGGGTTTGATATTTATCAGTTTGTGCaatttcttttctatctGCCCATGGTTTATTTTACTATTTATGGTATCATTTAGTGTACATATTGATGTGATATATGGGTGAAAGAATTGTTAAGACGCTATGATTGAGAGGGCCTAGGGTTGTTGTGGGCTCGGCATTTAGCATGTTCACGTTTTCTTTCTGTCAGAGTCAGTGCAATTGATGTATTTCAAGATAAATTAACAATTCAATGGAGAAGAAATCATGCCCAACTTTTTGGAAACCTTCCCAGATAACTCTTTGCAATCATGCACATAAATCGTAACGACCAAGCTGTAATAGTACAAGCCCATCATCGGGTATAATACAATATCAGAGACATAAACTCCAGATCTCCGTCAAATCATAGACGGTATTCGTGGCTCTCGTCATATGGAAAAACGGCGGGCATCCAATCGACCCCTATTTCTCACCCAACAACTCCCTCCGCATCTCCTCGCGCTGTATCCTCGCTTCATCATTCGCCTTTGTCCGCGGCGTATCAACCGCCTGCTGCGTTCGttgctgctcttgctccTTTGCGGCGAACCAGACTGCATCGCATTATCGTCAGCCACCGCCACACAACCAATCAATTCCATCACACATATATAACGGGGGAAAGAACGCACTCGACTTATCCGACTTGGACCACTCCTTTAGCCGATTGACATAAGCGTCGAATTCCTGTGCTCGGCGATCGCCCTCTTCCAGACTGCGCTTTTGGAGTTCGGGATTGTAGCGCTTGAAGAGTTCTTCGTCTGTTGGGCGGATGGCTTGGACGAGGGCTGGACCGCCGACGCAGAGGACGATTGCACTATGAGCATGGCTATGTTAGATTGTGCCTTTGTCTGACTAGAAGTTGGTTGGTAAGTGGGTAAGTGGGTGAGTGACGTACGTTCCCAGCATTTTCAGCCAGGTTACCCCGGATCCTCTGGACATGGTGATGGTATGTAATTTGCGTAAATGGAATGAATGAGTATGTTTCAAAGTGATTCAGATCAGCTGTAGAAAATCATGGAGAGCGGCGTATCGGAGAGCTAGAATTAaagatgatgacaatgaaTGACGGGTGCCGAAAAGTGGCTGAAACGTGGCTGATGCGTGGATACGTGAACCGTTTGTGGCGCAGGGAGCCAGTTACTATATGCGGAAACCCTGTCGAGGAAGATACAATAagttgttttgttttgtgcTGCTTCATGTTTGATTGCCCTGTAACATGTATTGTGATTTGCAGATGTAGCCAGCGCATACAAGGGCAAGATACACCTGTACAAGTGCTACATGTGTACATGATGTTTGCTGCAAGCGCTAATGAGCTATGCCAATACAGGGAAATTTGAGGAGGATCAACAGGAACAGGTGCTTTGAATCTGACAGACTATGTCGGGTATAATGGGCGGTTTATCACAATCAGCCATATTTATTAGGGTGGTGGTAGCCGTCCCTTGGTAGACCCTGACTGGGACTGTTAAATCTCTGATCCAGGGAATTCATCATTAGTACAGGTGTTCCAGGCTATTTGTTGTTTCATTTTTCTTTAATTATCTCTCATTCTTTTTCATGTGAATTGTTATTATTCTTACTTTATTAGAGCACCTCTTTgccttctcttcttgttccctcccctcctccgaCCTCCCCTCTGACAACTCCCCACGGGGCGCGCACTACCCGATATCCTCCTATTCTTATGATCCAGAGGCAGCTCTATTGCTATCATTACTAGTATCTCTATTGCTTGGACCGCGTAAGTCTTCTCAA
This sequence is a window from Aspergillus chevalieri M1 DNA, chromosome 5, nearly complete sequence. Protein-coding genes within it:
- the CBP4 gene encoding uncharacterized protein (COG:U;~EggNog:ENOG410PS0U;~InterPro:IPR012420;~PFAM:PF07960;~SECRETED:SignalP(1-29)), translated to MSRGSGVTWLKMLGTAIVLCVGGPALVQAIRPTDEELFKRYNPELQKRSLEEGDRRAQEFDAYVNRLKEWSKSDKSIWFAAKEQEQQRTQQAVDTPRTKANDEARIQREEMRRELLGEK
- a CDS encoding Rad21/Rec8 N terminal domain protein (COG:D;~EggNog:ENOG410PKB2;~InterPro:IPR039781,IPR006910;~PFAM:PF04825;~TransMembrane:1 (o374-392i);~go_component: GO:0008278 - cohesin complex [Evidence IEA];~go_function: GO:0005515 - protein binding [Evidence IEA];~go_process: GO:0007062 - sister chromatid cohesion [Evidence IEA]), whose translation is MFYSYDILTSPEHGVATIWLVATLGSRSIAKRLNKKAILDVDVPRACNVITNPEAPMALRLQGSLLYGVSRVYSQQCGYTLTDVQAMHDKMRAMLKVLPGGGLDPAAGKARPDQLVLPDDPSFVPEINLPGLGIDFSKITLEPQADTSRQDSFLWTKSPDLSQIVPENLNLQLDLSSEDIMKDFGGFGSQSETSGSVQRRPLGRIAAGALDDEAGVLLQPDFEFDEDGNIIELSGERESRPNILRDQLAGRHLSETPLAGMGDNNLSWDYQPMLVDDDEGRATYAQNTATPMQLARSRQPFESSPAYGPSINQDSQTVTARQSRRVPKVVPADNQTALRNTELAQMNNEYVQNMAAILKQKQNNKIPAQAKKNAVFWVFGLGIGSVGIGLGASQMPHPLQVFSGDELHTALNPQEKRKARKRARRADDDESDSDEEGRRVRAREEIEDQIGRGGDDVEIGRNAPPSLRDDNSQMPWNITASIQSSRHGSSANIFRGLGSVSELSSRGMSEPASIQLPGFGRPRSRLTSASPLAGRGFSYDLESLNGLEGLEGDIGVYGDFDLSHYLQAEVDGDGNVMLRNDDGVNASAQKRARTNTRGTNSQQRYLQEQVLQSSLDQDTVNFLDFMYAQTLDMPEKHDSEAQQEEDEDLTGFSTPIRQVSGVKEITFSTLLPPKETTRTVATHALMHVLTLVTKGFLEVHQEEYEDRSSEEHGVLYRYGEIFMRLP